Part of the Zingiber officinale cultivar Zhangliang chromosome 8A, Zo_v1.1, whole genome shotgun sequence genome, AATCTCATATTTTTTCTTTAATAGGAAAATAAATCTGAGACGTTAAACGGTAGAACCGTCCGTTACAAAATACCGTTGTATTTACCGTGATAACAAGTAAATTTTTTTATGAGATTAAACcgattttttcaaaattagtagGCTAAATTTATACATAGTAAAGGTTGCATCTGAAAATTTCACTTTGAAGCCCCAAACACAAATTTTGTAGAATTAAGGGGGTCTTTTTACAAATGGAAAAagccttaaaaaaaataaattaaattaaaataaaagctTTCTGCTGAgctaataaaaagaagagacctCAGTGCTCTCCCAGCACTATGGCCGCTTcgagagaggagagaaagaaaactgagCCGTGAGGACTGACGCTCGGCCAATCGTTCTTTATCGCGTTTCTACCGGCGCTAGTGACGAGGGCTTTTGGCTTCCGATGCGGGATTTCTTTGACGCTTCTCTCCTTCCAGTTACGAGCTGGAAGAAGAGGGAGTTCGTGCTGTTCTAGGGTTTGCATTCTCTTGGTTGTTTGTCAGCAAATCTAGGGTTTTTTTTTCTGTCTTTGGGAGGGTAGATGGCGATGGTTGTATTAGGTAAGGGGCAGAAGTTAGCAGTGGACGGGGGGAAGTACGTCAGGTACACGCCGGAGCAAGTGGAAGCTCTGGAGAGGGTGTACAATGAGTGCCCCAAGCCAAGTTCTATTAAGCGGCAGCAGCTGATAAGGGAGTGCCCTATTCTGTCCAACATTGAGCCGAAGCAGATCAAAGTCTGGTTCCAGAATCGTAGGTAAGGAAAAGGAAGATTTTTTGACTGTAGATGTCTTTGGTGTAGATGTCTTTGGAGTTTCAGGTTCTTACCATTTAGACTTGGCGCCATTTacataaaaatgaaaattttctgtTACGTCTGGTTTCTAGTCGTGTTTGAGAAAAAGTTCCAGTGCTTGGGATTGCTCGAAATGTATGCTATGGCTGCATCTTTTTGTTTCAAAGGAAGTTTTCCCCCTTGTtcgagaaagaaagggaaaggaaTAGAAAAGGAGAATGATTTTTACCCATTGGGAAAAAATGCCATGCGAAGTTGCACAATAAAACTGAGTAATTATGCCTTGCTTTTATTACTTTGTTACTAGTTATGCTACCTGAGTGCTAAGGTTTATGGAGTGACTGTGTGAAGATCATGAATATTCTGTATAATATGTATTTTTTCTTGTAGATTAATTTGATGAATGTGGTGTATCCTTTGGTACTTGGCCAAGAAgtcaatcaatcagttgattaCTTTGTCCTATTATTCATTGGCTCGTTTGCTTATTCAATATTCCTTTTATGGTGATGTCTTTGGATTGATGGTGCTCTCATGCTAACTTAGATTATAAATGGGTTTCTTATATTGTTGCCTGCTCTTCCGCCTTATTGAACCTACTAAAAAATAAGCTAGATACCATAATCTCTTGGCTGCTGCTTTCTAAATTGTACCCTCGCCTATTATTATAATTGGTATCTTGAGTTATTTTGGCAACAATTTTCATTTTAGTAAATGAAGTAAATGAGCGATTATGGTCATTGGGAAGACTTTCTTCCTTTATTGCTCATATTTTGATCAACATGGCAATCTATTATGTGCTTATTGTAATTCACTTATAGATGTcgtgaaaaacaaaagaaagaggcTTCTCGGCTCCAAGCTGTTAACAGAAAGCTGACTGCAATGAACAAATTGCTGATGGAGGAGAATGATCGGTTGCAGAAGCAGGTGTCTCAACTTGTTTATGACAATGGCTACATGCGCCAACAGCTGCATAATGTATGATTATCAATTTGGAATCTCAATTCTTCTCGGGTTATTTCTTGTTTAGCATGAAATAATTGTTTTTTGTTGGTGACCGTTTTGTTCTTTTCTCATTAGATCCTTTTGGATCTTCTAGGTGtttttgttttgaaattctaacacCTCATTGTGTTTCTGAATTTGTCACTTTTTTGCTTTAAACATGTTTTGTGAGATTTATTATTATGGTTCATCTACCTTTGCATTGTGGCTGTGAACTTTTGGATTACTGTTAGTTATTAATCTACCCATTTAACTTTGCAGCTTCTTTCATTTTGTACTTATTTTATGCACTTTTGGTTGGAGCATGATAATTAGTATAAGTTTTTGTCTTGCATATCTTGCATGCATATCTATTTGTCAGTTGTCTTTTTGACATCATGGACATACATATTACTCATTACTCAGTtttcttgaaaaatatttaggCATCTGCAACAACCACAGATACCAGTTGTGAATCTGTAGTGACAAGTGGTCAGCGGCCAAACCAAAAAAATCCAACACCTCAGCATCCACAAAGAGATGCCAACAACCCAGCTGGGTAAAAAAAAACTTCCTGTTATGATTTATTAATCGTCATaacttgttttatttcttttaaacattgatTTTCTGGAAATATCCTTTGAAGTTTGCTTGCTATTGCGGAGGAGACCTTGGCAGAGTTCCTTTCAAAGGCTACAGGAACTGCTGTCGATTGGGTTCAGATGGTTGGAATGAAGGTGATGCTAATGCAAACCACTGCTATGCGTTGGGATATAGTGTCCAATTTTGACTCTATGGAgctgatttattttcattttatttacAGCCTGGTCCGGATTCTATTGGAATTGTTGCTGTTTCCCACAATTCTAATGGTGTAGCAGCTCGTGCCTGTGGTCTTGTGAGTCTAGAACCCACTAAGGTAAAGGCAGAACTGAGATTCCTCTTCTGATAGATAGATTACTGCCAATATCGTATTTGAATAGTTCTAATGTCTTTTTCATTGTAACTAATAGTAGGTTATTAATTTTAGGTTGTGGAGCTTCTTAAAGATCGTACTTCTTGGTTTCATGAGTGTCGTTGCCTTGATGTTCTCACCGTAATTCCGACTGGAAATGGAGGGAATATTGAGCTTTTGTACATGCAGGTCTTTTCTGTTCTCCAAATACCAGTTTTTGGTAATTAAATATGTTTAGGTGAGTTTAAATAACCTTTATTTAATTGTTTTCAGACGTATGCTCCTACTACTTTGGCACCAGCACGTGACTTTTGGACTCTCAGATACACTACTGGTCTTGAAGATGGAAGTCTGGTGGTATGAACTCAATGCCATTGAGCCATTTGAACTAGTGCCTTCAATACCAGGGAAATTTACTTAAGTTTTTTGCAATAACACTAACAATATAAACCACTTAGAAGTTTGTGTCTCCTTTTAGGTTTGTGAAAGATCATTAAATCCTGCAACTGGTGGTCCTGTTGGCCCAACTACTTCAGTATTTGTAAGAGCTGAGATGCTTCCCAGTGGCTATCTTATTCGCCCTTGTGAGGGAGGTGGTTCAATGATTTACATCGTCGATCATGTTGATATGGATGTGGGTTTCTTGGTCTGAGTTATATTTTCTTGTTGGAAGATATTTTATCTTGTCGCTGTTACCATTTTCTTTTTGTCTGCTTTAGGCTTCTAGTGTGCCTGAGGTTATTAGACCATTATATGAATCACCCAAAGTCCTAGCTCAAAAGACGACACTTGCTGTAAGTCTTATTTCGTCATTAAACATTGTCAATTATGTTTTATATATTTCACATATTGAGATGTCTTGGATAGGCACTACGGCACATTAGACAAATTTCACAAGAGACTGGAAGTGAAGTTGGTGGTGGTGGGGGACATCAACCTGCTGTATTGAGGAATTTCACTCAGCGACTGAGCAGGTTACTAACTCTTTCTTGACATTCTGTAACAAATATACGTCTGCATACATGTTCAATCTTTCATGAATTTATTAGTAAACATCACGTTGTCTGAATCTCAGAGGCTTCAATGATGCTGTAAATGGTTTTGCTGATGATGGATGGTCATTTATAAGTAGCGATGCTAGCATTGAGGATGTGACCATTGCCATCAACTCATGTCCAAACAAACTTCAGGGATCTCATATCAACTCTTCAGCAAGGTTTTCTTCCCTTGGCTGTGGCATCCTATGTGCAAAAGCCTCAATGTTATTACAGGTAGCCTTTTGTCTTACTTGAGGCTTCAATGTTTTTAGGAGACAGTTTCTTAAGATTAAAATATCTTGCTTCCTTGTTGTAGAATGTTCCACCAGCTTTATTAGTTTGCTTTTTGAGGGAGCATCGTTCTGAATGGGCAGACTTTGGTATTGATGCCTATTCTGCTGTATCATTGAGATCTAGCCCATATTCAGTTCCTGCTGTGAGGGATGGCAGTGATTTTTCAGGCAATCAGGTTATACTTCCACTTGCTCACACCATTGAAAAGGATGAGGTAAGATAGTTTGATCAAGAACAATATTTGCATATGTTT contains:
- the LOC122009028 gene encoding homeobox-leucine zipper protein HOX32-like — protein: MAMVVLGKGQKLAVDGGKYVRYTPEQVEALERVYNECPKPSSIKRQQLIRECPILSNIEPKQIKVWFQNRRCREKQKKEASRLQAVNRKLTAMNKLLMEENDRLQKQVSQLVYDNGYMRQQLHNASATTTDTSCESVVTSGQRPNQKNPTPQHPQRDANNPAGLLAIAEETLAEFLSKATGTAVDWVQMVGMKPGPDSIGIVAVSHNSNGVAARACGLVSLEPTKVVELLKDRTSWFHECRCLDVLTVIPTGNGGNIELLYMQTYAPTTLAPARDFWTLRYTTGLEDGSLVVCERSLNPATGGPVGPTTSVFVRAEMLPSGYLIRPCEGGGSMIYIVDHVDMDASSVPEVIRPLYESPKVLAQKTTLAALRHIRQISQETGSEVGGGGGHQPAVLRNFTQRLSRGFNDAVNGFADDGWSFISSDASIEDVTIAINSCPNKLQGSHINSSARFSSLGCGILCAKASMLLQNVPPALLVCFLREHRSEWADFGIDAYSAVSLRSSPYSVPAVRDGSDFSGNQVILPLAHTIEKDETLEVVRLVEHGFSQDGVLSRSVNFLQLCCGIGENAVGACAQLVFAPIDETFAVETPLLASGFRIMPLDPKEDSPKATRTLDLASTLEAGSGTAACSENETACNAINSRSVLTIAFQFTFENHLQDNVAEMARQYVRSVVASVQRVAMAIAPSRLSSSLGARHTLGSPEVHALTGWIFRSYRFYTGVELFPTDAQTKESCLKSLWHHSDAIMCCALKVPPIFNFANQAGLDMLETTLVALQDITLDKVLDDNSRKVLYAEFPKIMQQGFAYLPAGICTSSMGRPISYEQIIAWKVLNEADLPYCLAFMFVNWSFV